The genome window TGGACGGGATCGTGACGCGCGGCCGCGCGAACGCGGGGGACAAGACCATGGTCGACGCCTGGACGCCCGCGGTCGCGGCTGCCGTGGAGGCGGCCGACCACGGCGCTCCGCCCTCGGCGGTCCTCGCCGCGGCGGCCCGCGGTGCGCACGAGGGGGCGGTCGCGACGGTGCCGCTCGTCGCGAGCAAGGGGCGCGCCAGCTACCTGGGCGAGCGGTCGGCCGGGCACCTGGACCCCGGCGCGCGCTCGAGCGAGCTCATCCTGGTGGCGGCGGCCGAGGCGGCCGCGGCCGCGGACTGACCGACGACCGCGCCGACCACGGCGCGGCGGACGACGCGCGGCGCCGCTGCCGCGGGGGAGGCAGGATCCGGTGACGGATCGGTGGGCGCCGGTGGCGCTCGTGCTCGTGTCGCACTCGCGCGCGCTCGCCGAGGGGACCGCCGAGGTCGCGGCGCAGATGGCGCCCGGTGTGCGCATCGTGCCGGTCGGCGGCGCGGACGGCGGCGGCCTGGGCACCAGCTTCGACGCCGTGGCCGCGGCGCTGCGCGACGCGACGGACGACGGGCGCTCGGCCGTGGTCGTCACGGACCTGGGCTCGGCGGTGCTGACCGCGGAGGCGGTGCTCGACCTCATGGACGACCGCGTCGTCGCACGGGTGCGGCTCGCCGACGCGCCGTTCGTCGAGGGCGCGGTCGCGGCTGCGGTGACGGCGCACGGCAGGGCGGACCTGGCGACCGTGCTGGACTCCGCGCAGGCGGCCGCCGGCACGTTCGGGCCGGCCCGACCGGTGTCCGGCGCCTCGACGACGGGCAGCGCGCCGGTGGGCGGCGCGGCCGCGGGCGATCCGGCCCCGGACGCACCGGCGCCCGCCGGACCCCACCCGACGGACGCGGGAGTCGTGACGCAGGACGACGGTTCGGTCCGGGCCACCGCGGTGCTGCGCAACCCGTTGGGGCTGCACGCGCGCCCGGCCGCGCTCATCGTCCGGATGCTCGCGCACTTCGACGCCAAGGTGCAGGTGGACGGTGTCAACGCGGCCAGCGTGCTGGACCTGATGAAGCTGGGGGCGGTCCGGGGCGACGTGCTCACGATCACCGCGCAGGGACCGCAGGCGGGCGAGGCCGTCGAACGCCTCCTCGTCGACGTGGCGGCGGGCTTCGGCGAGGTCTGACGCGACTCACGTGTTGTTGCATTGACTGCAAGTTTGCAGTCGGTGCAAGATCTGCTGGTGACCTCCGCCGCGCAGCACCCGACCGAGGTCGCAGCCGCGCCGTCCGGCGTGGGACTGCGCGAGCGCAAGAAGACGGAGCGTCGCACCGCGTTGATCGACGCGAGCCACCGGCTCGTGGCGGCTCACGGGCTCGAGGCCGTGACCGTCGAGATGATCTGCGCCGAGGTCGGCGTCTCGCCGCGCACGTTCTTCAACTACTTCGCGACCAAGGACGACGCGGTGCTCGGTCACCTCCCGTGGGCGGTCGCGCAGGACGTCGCGGACACGTTCGTCGCGGGCGGTCCGACGGGCGTGCTGCGCGACGACCTGGTCGAGCTCGTCGTCGGGCTCGTCGCAGCACCGCCGCTGGGTGCCGAGCGCGTGCGACGCACGCTCGAGCTCGTGACCCACCACCCCCGGCTCATGGCCCACCACATCGCCTGGATGGACCAGCAGAAGTCGCAGCTGGAGCGGCTCGTCCGCGAACGGCTGGCCGACGGCTCTCCCCACCGACCCGAGACGCTGACGGCACTGCTCGTCGTGTGCGCGCACGCGACCCTCCTGCGCTGGGACGCCGCGGGCGGGGACGGCCACGTGCGCGAGCACGCCACCGCCGTCGTCGCCGAGCTGCGCGCCGTCCTGACGGACTGACCGCCGGCCGCACCCCACCGCACACGCCCCCGCTCGGCAGCGGCACCGACCACCACCCCCAGGGAAGACGAGGCACCACCATGGCCGGCAGCACCGCGCCCTCGCGCGCCGACGACGCACCGCTCGTCGTCCTGACCCCCCGCACGGTGTGGCTGATCTTCGGCGCCCTCATGGCGTCGATGTTCCTGTCCTCGCTCGACCAGTCGATCGTGGGCACCGCGATGCCCACGATCGTCGGCGAGCTGGACGGCGTGGCCCACCAGGGCTGGATCGTCACCGCGTACATCCTGGCGATCGCGATCGTCATGCCCCTGTACGGCAAGTTCGGCGACGTGTGGGGGCGGCGCTGGCCGTTCCTCATCGCGATCACCCTGTTCACCGTCGCGTCCGCCGGCGCCGGGTTCGCGCAGTCGTTCGGCGAGCTGGTGGCCTGGCGCGGCGTGCAGGGCCTGGGCGGCGGCGGCCTGATGATCCTGTCGCAGGCGATCATCGCCGACATCGTGCCCGCGCGGGAGCGCGGCAAGTACATGGGCCCGATGGGTGCGCTGTTCGGCATCGCCGCCGTCATCGGCCCGTTGCTCGGCGGCCTGTTCACGGACCACGCGGACTGGCGCTGGTGCTTCTGGATCAACATCCCGATCGGCATCGCGGCGTTCGTGACCGCGTGGTTCACCCTGAAGCTGCCGTCGCGCCGCTCGACGCGCCGCATCGACGTGGCCGGCGTGTTCCTCGTGGTCGTCGCCACCTCCGGGCTCGTGCTGGCCACGAGCTGGGAGTCGTGGAGCGGCAACCGCGGCTACGACTGGTCCGACCCCGGGCTGGTCGCGCTCGTCGTCGGCACCGTGCTCGCGGCGGTCGCGTTCGTCCGCGTCGAGCAGCGCGCCGACGACCCGCTGCTGCCGATGCGGCTGTTCCGCAACCGGACCTTCACCATCGCGACCCTCATCGGGCTGATCCTCG of Cellulomonas dongxiuzhuiae contains these proteins:
- the dhaM gene encoding dihydroxyacetone kinase phosphoryl donor subunit DhaM; this translates as MTDRWAPVALVLVSHSRALAEGTAEVAAQMAPGVRIVPVGGADGGGLGTSFDAVAAALRDATDDGRSAVVVTDLGSAVLTAEAVLDLMDDRVVARVRLADAPFVEGAVAAAVTAHGRADLATVLDSAQAAAGTFGPARPVSGASTTGSAPVGGAAAGDPAPDAPAPAGPHPTDAGVVTQDDGSVRATAVLRNPLGLHARPAALIVRMLAHFDAKVQVDGVNAASVLDLMKLGAVRGDVLTITAQGPQAGEAVERLLVDVAAGFGEV
- a CDS encoding TetR/AcrR family transcriptional regulator — translated: MTSAAQHPTEVAAAPSGVGLRERKKTERRTALIDASHRLVAAHGLEAVTVEMICAEVGVSPRTFFNYFATKDDAVLGHLPWAVAQDVADTFVAGGPTGVLRDDLVELVVGLVAAPPLGAERVRRTLELVTHHPRLMAHHIAWMDQQKSQLERLVRERLADGSPHRPETLTALLVVCAHATLLRWDAAGGDGHVREHATAVVAELRAVLTD
- a CDS encoding MDR family MFS transporter, with product MAGSTAPSRADDAPLVVLTPRTVWLIFGALMASMFLSSLDQSIVGTAMPTIVGELDGVAHQGWIVTAYILAIAIVMPLYGKFGDVWGRRWPFLIAITLFTVASAGAGFAQSFGELVAWRGVQGLGGGGLMILSQAIIADIVPARERGKYMGPMGALFGIAAVIGPLLGGLFTDHADWRWCFWINIPIGIAAFVTAWFTLKLPSRRSTRRIDVAGVFLVVVATSGLVLATSWESWSGNRGYDWSDPGLVALVVGTVLAAVAFVRVEQRADDPLLPMRLFRNRTFTIATLIGLILGMGMFSALAFLPTFLQMATGAGVTESGFLMLPMMVGVMITAIGSGIAITRTGRYKAFPVVGLAITTAGLVWLTRLTGDISMVLFGAMILVLGAGMGLVMQTIVLAVQNSVDPQEIGTATSANNFFREIGAAVGTAMFSTIFTSRLTERLDTVFADVPVGPADTSTTSLTPAIVQDLPEPLRTGVVDAFADALAPAFWYLVPLVAVGFVLALFLREVKLSDVAGMVARGEAVADGPHGSRSADGPEAHAADDAPELVDELSAPAQRGGGGDAAGPTPPRG